A stretch of the Salminus brasiliensis chromosome 19, fSalBra1.hap2, whole genome shotgun sequence genome encodes the following:
- the tsc22d3 gene encoding TSC22 domain family protein 3 isoform X2: MSTEMFKTPMELAVYQLHNFSISFFSSFLGGDVVSVKLDNSASGASVVAIDNKIEQAMDLVKNHLMYAVREEVEILKEQIKELAEKNNQLERENSLLKNLASPEQLEKFQSRLPSEAMLPMEAQELESSQQGGHYSAMGSAV, translated from the exons ATGAGCACGGAGATGTTCAAAACACCAATGGAGCTCGCCGTCTATCAGCTGCACAACTTCTCAATCTCCTTCTTCTCGTCGTTCCTGGGGGGAGATGTTGTGTCTGTCAAACTTGACAACAG TGCCTCTGGTGCAAGCGTTGTGGCCATTGACAACAAGATCGAACAAGCAATG GATCTTGTAAAGAACCACCTGATGTATGCAGTCAGGGAGGAAGTGGAGATCCTGAAGGAGCAGATCAAGGAGCTGGCGGAGAAGAACAACCAGCTGGAGCGCGAGAACAGCCTCCTGAAGAACCTTGCCAGCCCTGAGCAGCTGGAGAAGTTCCAGTCGCGCCTTCCCTCGGAGGCCATGCTGCCCATGGAGGCCCAGGAGCTGGAGTCATCTCAGCAAGGAGGCCACTACAGCGCCATGGGCTCCGCTGTGTAA